The Nostoc sp. 'Lobaria pulmonaria (5183) cyanobiont' genome window below encodes:
- a CDS encoding glycine betaine ABC transporter substrate-binding protein: protein MKRFFTLCLLSFALLLLIAGCTPNLNSNNGADIIVASKDFTEQDILGELLAQQIEATTNLKVDRRFRLGGSFICHSAITSGKIDAYIEYTGTSFTGILKQKAVNDPKEVYQKLKQLYAEQFNLEVMPSLGFENTFAMIIRGEDAKRNNIQTLSQASQYTPQWRGGFGYEFLEREDGFPGLAKTYGLIFAKSPQIMDLGLVYRALIQKQVDMVAGNSTDGQISRLGLVVLKDDKHYFPPYEAAPIVRQETLKKYPELRTAIASLAGKISADEMRQLNYLVEGELRDVKDVVQEFRKSKGLK from the coding sequence ATGAAAAGATTTTTCACGCTTTGCTTGTTAAGTTTTGCTTTGTTATTGTTAATCGCTGGTTGTACGCCGAATTTAAATAGTAATAACGGTGCTGATATTATTGTTGCTTCCAAAGATTTTACCGAACAAGATATTTTAGGTGAACTTTTAGCACAACAAATTGAGGCGACAACTAATTTAAAAGTGGATCGCCGTTTCCGTTTGGGTGGTTCTTTCATCTGTCATAGTGCTATTACTTCGGGAAAAATTGATGCATATATTGAATACACAGGCACATCTTTTACTGGGATTTTAAAGCAAAAAGCAGTTAATGACCCTAAAGAAGTTTATCAGAAGTTAAAACAACTTTATGCCGAGCAATTTAATTTGGAAGTGATGCCAAGCTTGGGTTTTGAAAATACTTTTGCGATGATTATCCGGGGTGAAGATGCCAAGCGTAACAATATTCAAACTCTCTCCCAAGCTTCTCAATATACACCTCAGTGGCGCGGCGGTTTTGGCTATGAATTTTTGGAAAGGGAAGATGGTTTTCCAGGATTAGCTAAAACCTACGGGTTAATTTTTGCTAAATCTCCCCAAATTATGGACTTGGGTTTAGTATATCGTGCTCTGATTCAAAAACAAGTAGATATGGTAGCGGGTAACTCCACTGACGGACAAATTTCTCGCTTGGGTTTAGTTGTACTCAAGGATGATAAACATTATTTTCCACCTTACGAAGCTGCACCAATTGTTCGACAAGAAACTTTAAAAAAATATCCCGAATTAAGAACAGCGATCGCATCACTTGCTGGAAAGATTTCGGCAGATGAAATGCGACAGTTAAATTATTTAGTTGAGGGAGAATTACGTGATGTTAAAGATGTTGTCCAGGAGTTTCGTAAATCGAAGGGATTAAAATAA
- a CDS encoding phytochelatin synthase family protein: MLQKISKTFFKALTIGLCISSGSVLSQTLPLSSNLVGFNTPEGEKFLVESKSKEDFFPLSMQFITQNNQAYCGVASMVMVLNGLQIPAPEAQQYKPYRVFTQENFFSNDNTKKVLAPEVVSRQGMTLDELGQLLASYGVKVNVYHAADTSLEEFRKQAAENLKQPQNFILVNYLRKEIGQEKGGHISPVAAYNEQTDRFLILDVSRYKYPPVWVKTTDLWKAMLTNDSVSKKSRGFVFVSKSL; this comes from the coding sequence ATGTTACAAAAAATAAGTAAAACATTTTTCAAAGCTTTAACTATTGGATTATGTATCTCTAGCGGCAGCGTTCTCTCTCAAACATTACCGCTTTCCTCTAACTTAGTAGGTTTTAATACCCCGGAAGGTGAAAAATTCTTAGTTGAGAGTAAATCAAAAGAAGATTTTTTTCCACTTAGTATGCAATTCATCACTCAAAATAATCAGGCATATTGTGGTGTTGCTAGTATGGTTATGGTACTGAATGGTTTACAAATTCCAGCACCAGAAGCACAGCAGTACAAGCCATATCGAGTATTTACTCAAGAAAACTTTTTTAGTAATGATAATACAAAAAAAGTTCTAGCTCCTGAAGTTGTGTCTCGTCAAGGTATGACTTTAGATGAATTAGGGCAATTATTAGCTAGTTATGGCGTTAAAGTTAATGTTTACCACGCTGCTGACACTAGTTTAGAGGAGTTCCGCAAACAAGCAGCAGAAAATTTAAAACAACCGCAAAATTTCATTTTAGTAAACTATTTACGTAAAGAAATTGGTCAAGAGAAAGGCGGACATATTTCTCCTGTAGCAGCATATAATGAGCAAACAGATAGATTTTTAATTCTTGATGTTTCTCGTTACAAGTATCCACCAGTGTGGGTAAAAACAACAGATTTATGGAAAGCAATGCTGACAAATGATTCCGTATCAAAGAAGAGCCGTGGCTTTGTATTTGTAAGCAAAAGCCTTTGA